Genomic segment of Peribacillus frigoritolerans:
CGAGTTAACTGAACAAACTATGAGTATAGAGCAAAAAAACAACGTAAAAAAGGTGCCCCTGATTTCCGGGTACACCTTTTTCACCTTTATATCGAACAGCTGGCTTCATTTTTTATGATGAGCAGCTTTCGTGCAACTTCCAGGCACTTTTCCATCTGAATGGATTCATCGAACGCGAACTCGTAAATGGATTTTATTTTTTCCGCCAGTTCCTTTGGGTCATCTATATCCCGGATTGCTACGACCGTATCGGCAATTTCCGGCTCATATAGATCCCACCCTATCTTGAAAGGGTCCCATTCTTGCAAAACGGCAACCAACGCTAAATTCATTTGCTGTGTATCCATAAAATCATCACCTGCTCAATATTTTCAAAGAACATGATATCATAGTATCATAACAACAGGCTTTTCGCGAAGACGACAAATTTTTATTCGGTGGTGGATATTTTGAACAAGTCAATATTTGAAGAACAAATTAACAGGGAAAATTCAGGGTCTGCAAAATGGGATAAAAACTTCCTTACATCCTTATATGGGCGCGAGGATGTTCTGCCAATGTGGGTTGCCGATATGGACTTCCCATCTCCTGAGGGCATTCAAAAGGCATTGATGGAACGCTTGAATCATCCAATTTTCGGCTATACCGTCCCTTCTGAAACGGTTTTCACTGAAATTCAAAGCTGGCTTAAAGACCGGCACTCCTGGCAAATCGATAAGAAGTGGATTTCATTCAGCTCCGGCGTCGTTTCCGCAATCGGTACAACGATCCAAGCATTCACGAACCCGGGCGATAAAATACTGTTACAATCTCCCGTCTATACCCCATTTTTTGATATGATCAAAAATAATGACCGGGAAGTGGTCAATAGTCCCCTTATCATAGAAAAGGACCGCTTTGAGATTGATTTCACTGATTTTGAGGACAAGCTGAAAAGCGGAGTGAAATTATTCCTTTTTTGCAGTCCGCATAACCCTGGCGGACGCGTTTGGACAAAGGACGAACTCTTACGGATCGGGGAGCTATGTGAAAAATATGATGTAGTCATCGTCAGTGATGAGATACATGCTGACTTATTCCATACAACATCAAGGCATTATCCGATCGGCTCGCTTTCAGAAAAATTAGCGGATATGACCGTTACATTGATGGCGCCAAGCAAAACATTCAATATTGCCGGCCTTCAGGCTTCATTCCTGATCACAAGTAATGAAAAATTGCAGAAGCAATTGCAAAAGGCGCAAACGAAACTGGCCTTCCATGGTCTTAACATCTTTGCTTTAACAGCAATGGAAGCCGCATATCGGGAGGGCTTGGAATGGCTTGAAAACATGATCGGCTACATTGAGGAGAATATAAAAGTGGCAGAGGAATTCATTGCAGCCGAAATTCCTTCACTGCATGTCATGCATCCGGAAGCCTCTTACCTTTTATGGATTGACTGCCGTGACCTTGGATTGACCGACAAGGAAATCAAGGATCGACTTATCCATCAAGGGAAGCTCGCATTGGAGCCTGGTTCTAAATACGGACCTGGCGGAGAAGGTTTCGTCCGAATGAATCTCGGTTGTTCACGCAGCGTCATGATGGATGGGCTAAACCGTTTGAAATTGGCTTTTTCTTAAATAAAAGCTGTTTTCGCATACTTTGTTGCTATTTACTAAGTAGTGCGGTGTGGTTGATTTCCCCTCCAGATGCTCGCTTTCCGCGGGGCGGGCGGTGAGCCTCCTCGGCGTAAACGCCTGTGGGGTCTCACCTGTCCCGCTGCTCCCGCAGGAGTCTCGCACTTCCGCTCCAATCAACCTTAAATAGTTTCGTTTTAAAAACAACAATCTTTACGAAAAGAGCCTAAATAAAAGAAGAACCAGGCTTAGAATCCTGGTTCTTCTTTTTTCAATCTTTTTCATCATCCACATAAGGATCATGCTCATATCGGGGCAAATCCCCAAATGAGGTTTGAATATTCTCCTCAAAAAGTTCTTCCTTCAATTCTTCATATTGCGAGTTCGGATAAACCGTTATTTCCTTACCGTACATATCCACACCAACGAAATTTTCATAATTCTCGACATATCCCACATTTTCTTCGGACTCGACATACATATCTTCATAATCGTTTGGCGGATTTACAAAATCGGAAGGCGATTCAGATGTTCCATAACTGGCAACATCCTGCCAAGAATCTTCCGCATCGTACGCAACCGATTCATGCCGGTCATCATAATCAAACTTTCCAAATGGAGGACCGAGCACTTCCTCTTCCACCGGCCGATTGTCCGAAGTTTCCTGTGATGGGGTATGCTCGACACAATAAGTCGTTGTAGGGATTGCTTTCAAACGTTCAAGAGGTATTTCCTTGGAACAGACCTCGCATTTTCCATACTCACCTGCCTCGATCGCAGAAAGCGCTCGTTCAATATCCCTTATTTCATCCCGATCATGCTCGGAAAGGGCCAAATCCTTTTCCCGTTCATATAACTCGGTTCCTTCATCTCCGGGATGATTATCGTAACTTGATAACTCACCAGTAGAATCCTCCAGGCTTCTTCTTAAATCGTGGTTGCCTGAATCATTTAATCGCTCTTCCAACTCTTGCTTCGTTTGCTGCAATTGCTGTTGAAATTCTTTTAGCTGCTGATTGGATAGCATGTGCAACATCCTTTCAAAATCGTTCTTCCCTCTAGTATTTCTCTCTTCCCTTCATTCCATAAAGGTACTTTTTACCTTAGGAATAATTTAATTCAGATAACAGAAGCTAACTTAGAAATATTAATTTAAGGAGGGGCTTCCATTTGTATTTCTATAAAGAAGACTTAATCAATATGATCGTTCCCGATAAGCCTGATCCGAATGCTGCAAAAGTGCTTCAGGAAACGCTTGGAGGGCAATTCGGTGAAATGCGGACGATGATGCAGTATTCTTTCCAAAGCGCAAACTTCCGCGGCAAGGCTAAACAATATCGTGATTTAATTCGTGGAGTTTTCTTGGAGGAACTGAGCCACGTTGAACTTGTCCAATCAACCATCAACCAGCTGCTGAATGGTGCTGGCGGAGATATGCCCGGAGATGTCGCTACCGACGGCGCTCCATTGGATGAAGTCATCAAAGGCGGCGCAAACCCTCACCATTTCATCATCGGCGCGAAAGCATCCCTGCCCGTCGATGCTGGAGGCAATCCGTGGAATGGATCATGGGTTTATGATCACGGTAATCT
This window contains:
- a CDS encoding MalY/PatB family protein; its protein translation is MDILNKSIFEEQINRENSGSAKWDKNFLTSLYGREDVLPMWVADMDFPSPEGIQKALMERLNHPIFGYTVPSETVFTEIQSWLKDRHSWQIDKKWISFSSGVVSAIGTTIQAFTNPGDKILLQSPVYTPFFDMIKNNDREVVNSPLIIEKDRFEIDFTDFEDKLKSGVKLFLFCSPHNPGGRVWTKDELLRIGELCEKYDVVIVSDEIHADLFHTTSRHYPIGSLSEKLADMTVTLMAPSKTFNIAGLQASFLITSNEKLQKQLQKAQTKLAFHGLNIFALTAMEAAYREGLEWLENMIGYIEENIKVAEEFIAAEIPSLHVMHPEASYLLWIDCRDLGLTDKEIKDRLIHQGKLALEPGSKYGPGGEGFVRMNLGCSRSVMMDGLNRLKLAFS
- a CDS encoding DUF1871 family protein — translated: MDTQQMNLALVAVLQEWDPFKIGWDLYEPEIADTVVAIRDIDDPKELAEKIKSIYEFAFDESIQMEKCLEVARKLLIIKNEASCSI
- a CDS encoding TraR/DksA C4-type zinc finger protein — its product is MLSNQQLKEFQQQLQQTKQELEERLNDSGNHDLRRSLEDSTGELSSYDNHPGDEGTELYEREKDLALSEHDRDEIRDIERALSAIEAGEYGKCEVCSKEIPLERLKAIPTTTYCVEHTPSQETSDNRPVEEEVLGPPFGKFDYDDRHESVAYDAEDSWQDVASYGTSESPSDFVNPPNDYEDMYVESEENVGYVENYENFVGVDMYGKEITVYPNSQYEELKEELFEENIQTSFGDLPRYEHDPYVDDEKD